GGGACGCGACCGAAAGAGGTAACACGCCATGGGCATCTTCTCTCGCATGAGCGACATCGTGAACGCCAACATCAACTCCATCCTGGAAAAAGCCGAAGATCCCGAAAAATTGGTCCGGCTCATGATCCAGGAAATGGAAGACACGCTGGTGGAAGTGCGGTCCACTGCTGCACGAGCCATCGCCGACAAGAAAGAGCTTCACCGGAGGCTCGCGGGGCTTGAGCGCGAGGCGAGCGACTGGGACGGCAGGGCGGAGTTGGCGGTAAGCAAAGGCCGCGACGACCTGGCCAAAGCGGCCCTCATGGAGAAGCGCAAGGTCGAGAGCACGGCCGAGGTCGTGCGCGGCCAGCTCACGCACGTGAAGGAGGCACTATCGCAGCTCAGCGACGACATCGGACGCTTGCAGGAG
The sequence above is a segment of the Pseudomonadota bacterium genome. Coding sequences within it:
- the pspA gene encoding phage shock protein PspA, with translation MGIFSRMSDIVNANINSILEKAEDPEKLVRLMIQEMEDTLVEVRSTAARAIADKKELHRRLAGLEREASDWDGRAELAVSKGRDDLAKAALMEKRKVESTAEVVRGQLTHVKEALSQLSDDIGRLQEKLADAKARREAMVIRHRAASKRLMVREREHHVDDALIRFEQFERKMEQLEGRVESYDLGKKRDLRHEIQDLEEDEKVERALGELKERMRSKSPS